A stretch of Scheffersomyces stipitis CBS 6054 chromosome 2, complete sequence DNA encodes these proteins:
- a CDS encoding predicted protein (go_funtion metal ion transporter activity~go_component membrane~go_process metal ion transport) — MASGTWWQLLLLVSIMGVSAFVGGFVPLRLQLSPSHLNAISIFSVGILIGTSLVLVIPEGVATLYGAVSDGTSQYLSQIMGLSLLAGFAMMYILDNLSAILAFCSIQMDTAAIVDPSQPITISVLMRSVVRSSLTSGLILHALTDGVSLGSSFVKGDLTFEIVFFVAIIIHKLPTAFSLSTILLREGQMPKVILIHLALFSISTPLSAIITFVIIKSTSSDNELVVGIMFLFSAGTFLYVVSHVMTEIYSVEDEKSEFTSVPATSDSEATVVHHSANSSNGTEVALTLAGMAITTLLSFIDHE; from the coding sequence ATGGCTTCTGGTACCTGGTGGCAGCTTCTTTTGCTTGTCTCCATAATGGGAGTATCTGCATTTGTGGGAGGTTTTGTTCCCTTGAGACTTCAGCTTTCTCCGTCTCATTTGAATGCTATCTCCATCTTCAGCGTTGGAATCTTGATAGGaacttctttggttctAGTGATCCCTGAAGGTGTAGCGACTCTATATGGTGCCGTTCTGGATGGCACTTCTCAATACTTGTCTCAGATCATGGGCCTTTCCCTATTGGCTGGATTTGCCATGATGTATATTCTTGACAATCTCCTGGCTATCTTAGCATTCTGTAGCATCCAAATGGATACTGCAGCTATTGTTGATCCATCTCAGCCGATCACAATATCTGTGTTGATGAGATCCGTGGTGCGATCTTCGTTGACTTCTGGTCTCATTTTGCATGCTTTGACTGATGGAGTTTCACTTGGCTCTTCATTTGTCAAAGGAGACTTGACATTTGAAATCGTATTCTTCGTAGCCATAATCATCCACAAACTACCTACAGCTTTCAGTTTGTCAACTATACTCTTGAGAGAAGGTCAGATGCCAAAAGTCATTCTCATCCATTTGGCTCTTTTCTCTATCCTGACCCCATTGAGTGCTATTATTACGTTTGTGATCATTAAGCTGACATCTCTGGATAACGAGTTGGTGGTAGGAATCATGTTCTTATTCTCAGCTGGCACTTTTCTTTACGTTGTAAGCCATGTCATGACTGAAATCTATAGTGTTGAAGACGAGAAGTCAGAATTTACGTCAGTTCCAGCAACATCGGATAGCGAAGCTACAGTGGTCCACCATCTGGCCAATTCTCTGAATGGAACAGAAGTAGCTTTGACTTTGGCTGGTATGGCCATTACAACACTTCTCAGTTTCATCGATCATGAATAG
- a CDS encoding predicted protein, translated as MSVVVPSLSYNYPLSTLPRTSDLKLHEKVVIPAISSAEPDSIDVGISKSIISSYIIRPTPKLIWSYALSPVTIVDCMAVCEKENNKLYIVGVTERRKHKLLLLNRSLTGSAEDSTTETMELKLEERLKDVKIFNDGALIVAVYESGSIDMFKTEANSLVSTVVEPITKKSKNAPKLLHSQFIDDLSITDRKNFVVLAFHDKTHLHFKLVALNIASSSFFEVNSAKIEVADPASSKIAYAAGFLYHLNPAAKEITSYTIPTFNSQRTISVRALFPDTFQAEEVSFFSPSIDRVLLSVANKIHLINFKFSCLLDTFESPNPDKVLINQVVKVKGSGRDTKSLAVYLYLKNKDNNVYLNVINIDVGLNILSECLGKSIDKNSNEDFFKGLVDLAKQDFETESESLSQELGEVFHHLQEAKRTRDFNKWERILIPYLKNEDWDVIKKSLKSKKKTSEKVYKFKEFEVESDRAVDVNFVTKVLSLIFKINTSKVVEFADPEFIPEHTLIYLLTNPIFPVEYTRGLLKLFSRSEQVTLLRQAIITCPNLTIHELLLQLFSSHNDEVIFSDLINRLIGVFATVDINKEFKKLLQNEESSVNLNDLLNRLLQVKNNHKSWNLIEITIDAGGLFNWSLDTIEKLNELIETKVHALMENSYNLTLTNQVLLFNEPASKKKSKKKSKPTGKSVTDDIVSNNVQQHSQLESIISVKNGAKNKRLDDPSIEISKKYPNYTVDRLLL; from the exons ATGAGTGTAGTTGTGCCCAGCTTGAGCTACAACTATCCGTTGTCGACTCTACCAAGAACGTCGGACTTGAAGCTCCACGAGAAGGTGGTTATTCCTGCAATCTCGTCTGCAGAGCCAGATTCAATAGACGTAGGCATTTCCAAGTCCATCATTTCTTCCTACATCATCAGACCCACACCTAAATTGATATGGTCATATGCATTAAGTCCGGTTACTATTGTCGATTGTATGGCAGTATGcgagaaagaaaacaacaagcTTTACATTGTTGGTGTcacagaaagaagaaagcacAAGCTTCTTTTGCTCAACAGATCCTTGACAGGAAGCGCTGAAGATTCCACCACAGAAACCATGGAATTAAAGCTCGAAGAAAGACTCAAAGATGTCAAGATTTTCAATGATGGCGCGTTGATTGTAGCTGTCTACGAAAGCGGAAGTATAGACATGTTCAAAACAGAAGCCAACAGTTTGGTATCTACGGTAGTGGAGCCAATTACCAAAAAATCCAAGAATGCCCCAAAGCTTCTCCACAGTCAATTCATAGACGATCTCTCCATTACAGACCGTAAGAATTTTGTAGTGTTGGCTTTCCACGACAAAACCCATTTGCATTTCAAACTTGTCGCTCTCAACATCGCAAGTTCCAGCTTTTTCGAAGTGAACTCGGCAAAGATAGAAGTTGCTGACCCAGCCTCCTCCAAGATTGCATATGCAGCCGGATTCTTGTACCACTTGAATCCAGCTGCTAAGGAAATTACTTCATACACCATCCCAACTTTTAACTCACAAAGAACCATATCTGTGAGAGCCTTGTTCCCCGACACTTTCcaagcagaagaagtatctttcttctccCCTAGCATCGACAGAGTCTTGCTTTCTGTTGCCAACAAGATCCACTTGAtaaatttcaaattctctTGTCTTTTGGACACCTTTGAATCcc CCAATCCAGACAAAGTATTGATTAACCAAGTTGTAAAAGTCAAGGGATCAGGTAGAGATACCAAATCATTGGCTGTGTATTTGTACTTGAAAAATAAAGACAACAATGTCTACTTGAATGTAATCAACATCGATGTTGGTTTGAACATTTTGAGTGAGTGTCTCGGAAAGAGCATTGACAAGAATTCCAATGAAGACTTCTTTAAAGGCTTGGTAGACTTGGCCAAACAGGATTTCGAAACTGAATCAGAACTGTTGTCTCAGGAATTAGGTGAAGTTTTCCACCATTTACAAGAGGCAAAGAGAACCAGAGATTTCAACAAGTGGGAAAGAATACTAATTCCATACTTAAAGAACGAGGATTGGGATGTTATCAAAAAGTCgttgaagagcaagaagaagacctCAGAAAAGGTATACAAATTCAAAGAATTCGAAGTAGAAAGTGATCGCGCTGTCGATGTAAACTTTGTCACCAAGGTGTTGCTGTtaattttcaagatcaacactTCCAAGGTGGTTGAATTTGCCGATCCGGAATTCATCCCTGAGCACACCTTGATCTACTTGCTAACGAACCCTATTTTCCCTGTAGAGTACACTCGTGgcttgttgaagttattcAGTCGTTCAGAACAGGTTACTTTGTTAAGACAAGCTATCATCACATGTCCAAACTTGACTATACATGAGCTTCTCTTGCAACTATTCAGTTCTCACAATGATGAAGTAATTTTCCTGGACTTGATCAACCGTTTGATTGGAGTTTTTGCAACTGTGGATATCAATAAggagttcaagaagttgttacAGAACGAAGAATCAAGCGTAAACTTGAACGACCTCTTGAACAGATTGTTGCAAGTCAAAAATAACCACAAAAGCTGGAATCTCATTGAGATTACCATCGACGCTGGGGGATTGTTCAACTGGCTGTTGGATACTatcgagaagttgaacgagTTGATAGAAACCAAAGTACATGCCTTGATGGAGAATAGCTACAACTTGACCTTGACCAACCAAgtgttgttgttcaacgaGCCAGCgtcgaagaagaagtccaagaagaagtccaaACCCACAGGCAAGTCTGTGACTGATGATATCGTTTCGAACAACGTTCAACAGCACTCGCAATTGGAATCTATTATCTCAGTAAAGAATGGTGCTAAGAACAAACGCTTGGATGACCCCAGCATCGAGATTTCGAAGAAGTACCCTAACTACACAGTGGACAGACTTTTGTTGTAA
- a CDS encoding predicted protein has protein sequence MLDEELIDDKMRLAILYFKAADFERALNLYNELVEMVASISAVEAQKIRKHVYNLAEKPIVGACVHPKLGSILDQRAATHEKLDQFSKALEDSRRIVKLEPISCKGYLRVGKLLLKLKQDVEAYKTYQRGVYIIEKVIKEHSVSVPEKLFSQLKTQYKSLNKTLKTKRQNKSQESQYLSREDSHESDSSLRMNSKRAKRMGSVSKPIADPFQHLPLEIIELIFQNLAFKQLLSCHLVNKLWYYNLTKIPNLYCTRVNLKSNITLSEFTHGIRLVKRVAHKSYSQQIKALKMRSAINASQLQKIIEIIINEPNFSIRSLDMFDKYLSFQLLLNKLSKFSWKLNNLSNLEYLRLGVNSSLRYENIILELFKKLKTLYIVILYSDMSGPNNQILPTTEKYFNRLHEKSVNNSDDYESMSNLTLVNHPKLLPGESQVAPKFETYNPYPIFLDRSFSNLVELSLVSFDFFNRLPLLGEFFCKCKSLTKLMLENNFNFRMLDLFQMLQNYNPSFRLEKLLFREPKIISTTTMNEFSTDDLPQLNSLQSLDVYGSSLTTKGLMKLLRICNKGNKELTTLVMGNSTYLHFKTDAFQTSNRNLFSFVQMLRIAPNLENLYLNELDIDNQTMKQLNKDIESIGYVNCKLKVLDLSFCNRVEGIGLIDLFKAFPSNIKQINENSGSAFRIRELIIDGIEINIATLRLLQKHNFVSTIKNDPNKKRWRQYGVNTLVPV, from the exons ATGTTGGACGAAGAACTCATAGACGACAAGATGAGGCTAGCCATCTTGTACTTCAAAGCCGCGGACTTTGAACGAGCGCTCAATTTGTACAATGAATTGGTCGAGATGGTGGCTTCTATCCTGGCTGTAGAAGCGCAAAAAATCAGAAAACACGTCTACAACTTGGCAGAAAAGCCCATTGTGGGAGCATGTGTACATCCGAAGTTGGGACTGATTCTCGACCAACGAGCTGCCACTCACGAGAAGTTGGACCAGTTCTCTAAAGCACTAGAAGACTCTCGTAGAATAGTCAAATTAGAGCCGATTAGTTGTAAAGGATATCTCAGGGTTGGTAAATTGCTTctcaagttgaagcagGACGTAGAAGCGTACAAAACCTACCAAAGAGGTGTATACATTATCGAAAAAGTTATAAAAGAGCATCTGGTTTCAGTACCAGAGAAGCTCTTCTCGCAATTGAAAACTCAATATAAGCTGTTGAACAAGACGCTCAAGACTAAAAGACAAAACAAATCTCAAGAACTGCAATATCTATCAAGAGAAGATTCGCATGAACTGGATAGTTCTCTAAGAATGAA TTCCAAGAGAGCCAAGCGTATGGGTTCAGTTTCAAAACCGATAGCAGACCCCTTCCAGCATCTCCCGCTAGAAATCATAGAGCTCATATTCCAAAACTTGGCCTTTAAACAACTCCTATCTTGTCATCTAGTCAACAAATTGTGGTACTATAATTTGACTAAGATTCCCAATTTGTATTGTACTCGTGTCAATTTAAAGTCGAACATCACACTTTCTGAATTCACCCATGGGATTCGATTGGTTAAAAGAGTAGCCCACAAGTCGTATTCACAACAAATCAAAGCCCTTAAAATGCGATCCGCAATCAATGCTtcacaattgcaaaaaatcATAGAAATAATCATTAATGAACCAAACTTTTCCATACGATCGTTGGATATGTTTGACAAATATCTTAGTTTTCAGCTTCTATTGAATAAGCTCAGCAAGTTCAGTTggaaattgaacaacttgtccaatttGGAGTACCTTCGCTTAGGAGTGAattcaagtcttcgatATGAGAATATCATATTGGAAttattcaagaagttgaagactCTCTATATTGTAATCCTATACTCCGACATGAGTGGACCTAATAACCAAATTCTACCTACTACAGAAAAGTATTTCAATCGTTTGCACGAGAAATCAGTCAATAATTCAGATGATTACGAATCTATGCTGAATTTGACTCTTGTAAACCATCCGAAGTTACTACCAGGAGAAAGTCAAGTAGCTCCGAAGTTTGAAACTTACAATCCATACCCAATTTTCCTTGATAGAAGCTTTTCAAATTTGGTAGAATTGAGTTTGGTCtcttttgatttctttaaTAGGTTGCCTCTTTTGGGAGAATTTTTCTGTAAATGCAAACTGTTGACCAAATTGATGCTTGAAAACAATTTTAACTTTCGTATGCTTGATTTGTTTCAGATGCTCCAAAATTATAACCCAAGTTTCCGGTTGGAGAAATTACTATTCAGAGAGCCCAAAATCATTAGTACGACCACCATGAATGAATTCTCAACCGATGACTTACCTCAGTTGAACAGCTTGCAACTGTTGGATGTGTACGGCTCATCATTGACCACAAAGGGGTTGATGAAATTGCTTAGAATTTGCAACAAAGGAAATAAGGAACTTACCACTTTAGTAATGGGAAATTCCACATACTTGCATTTCAAGACCGATGCTTTTCAGACTAGCAATCGGAACCTATTTTCATTTGTACAAATGCTTCGAATTGCACCCAACTTAGAGAATCTATACCTCAACGAATTAGATATAGACAATCAAACTATGAAGCAGCTTAATAAGGATATAGAATCTATTGGTTATGTCAATTGCAAGCTTAAAGTGCTTGACTTGAGTTTCTGCAACAGAGTTGAGGGTATTGGACTaattgatttgttcaaagCGTTTCCTTCTAATATTAAACAGATTAACGAGAATAGTGGAAGTGCATTTCGGATCCGAGAATTAATCATAGACGGTATAGAGATCAACATAGCTACATTGCGTTTACTACAGAAGCACAATTTTGTCAGCACCATCAAAAATGATcccaacaagaagagatgGAGACAGTACGGGGTGAATACTTTGGTTCCAgtttga
- a CDS encoding predicted protein (go_funtion transferase activity, transferring phosphorus-containing groups~go_process tRNA splicing), whose amino-acid sequence MNEPERNKRDIQISKAMSYLLRHAAVKEKLAIDEDGYVQIEDLLKHQRLKTFRTSIADLERVVQNDNKQRYTIKDNAICANQGHSIKSVGSDNLELLTLETIPSEVYHGTYRNKLGLIYSSGGLNRLRRNHIHMTSKAYSVKSGIRYNANVLIYIDVAKCMEAGIKFYKSLNDVILSEGDENGYISWKYFDKVVEVKTGEKLDTQEYEK is encoded by the coding sequence ATGAACGAACCAGAAAGAAATAAAAGAGACATTCAGATATCCAAGGCGATGTCGTATCTCTTGAGACACGCCGCTGTCAAAGAGAAACTCGCTatagatgaagatggtTATGTTCAGATAGAAGATCTTCTCAAGCACCAGAGATTGAAAACGTTCAGAACTTCAATAGCAGACTTAGAAAGAGTCGTGCAGAACGACAACAAACAGAGATACACCATTAAGGACAATGCCATCTGTGCCAACCAGGGCCATTCCATCAAGAGCGTAGGAAGTGATAACCTCGAGTTGCTAACTTTAGAAACCATACCCTCAGAAGTATATCATGGAACCTACCGAAATAAACTAGGTTTGATATATTCCAGTGGAGGTCTTAACCGACTCCGCAGAAATCACATCCATATGACATCTAAAGCGTACTCTGTGAAATCAGGAATACGCTACAATGCCAATGTGTTAATCTACATAGACGTAGCCAAATGCATGGAAGCCGGTATCAAGTTCTACAAGAGTTTGAACGATGTCATTTTGAGTGAGGGAGATGAAAATGGCTACATCAGTTGGAAATACTTTGACAAGGTGGTCGAAGTCAAGACGGGAGAAAAACTAGATACCCAAGAATACGAAAAATAG
- a CDS encoding predicted protein, with amino-acid sequence MVVTTRSRSAKVPTKIKFSEADNSLNEVEYHTAEENEEEEEESSSEDSDDDAPEEESLSTAKQDIINKQKKQKELEAQRRKEERERRRELDLKNKEQKSKKKEREQPQQEENELPDFLPDDLIEAIENDGLLAAHTQSKHLKVQDFEEMDQKLLRQKIKQEKLRAIKLSKKLSVNKGPVQVKVQSFNSNKKLVPKSESRIVKSKDKWLKRKSLNRK; translated from the coding sequence ATGGTGGTGACTACTAGAAGCAGATCGGCCAAGGTTCCTACCAAGATAAAATTTCTGGAAGCCGACAACAGTTTaaatgaagttgaatacCACACAGCAGAGGAaaatgaagaggaagaggaagagtCCAGTTCAGAGGACTCTGACGATGATGCTCCAGAGGAAGAATCATTAAGTACAGCCAAGCAAGACATAATAAATAAgcaaaagaaacaaaaggaATTAGAGgcacaaagaagaaaagaagaaagagaaaggcGGAGAGAATTAGACCTCAAAAACAAGgaacagaaactgaagaagaaagaaagagaacaaccacaacaagaagaaaacgaatTGCCTGATTTCTTACCTGACGATTTGATAGAGGCAATCGAAAATGATGGCCTCTTAGCTGCCCATACCCAATCAAAGCATTTGAAGGTCCAGGACTTCGAAGAAATGGACCAAAAGTTATTGCGCCAGAAAATCAAGcaagagaagttgagagCAATCAAGTTGTCGAAAAAGTTGTCTGTTAATAAGGGACCTGTTCAAGTCAAGGTACAGAGTTTTAAcagcaacaagaaattaGTTCCAAAGTCTGAATCTAGGATCGTCAAGTCCAAGGACAAGTggttgaagagaaagtcTCTCAACAGAAAGTAA
- a CDS encoding predicted protein: MAMSRHFEYSNYQISQIHTTTITVPSSVHRPLCASSADDNKICQWYCCSCGQSYGSIHYNHNEEKSKETSNESHNPIEQDLIGNENQYHSNININIDTPSGISTNSSVESPFLNSPTLNVQDFRYYGQMGHSNSLEPSRSESNLSGSSVTESSSPKTCNYDFYSPSLSQRHMDNENAPLTLTRSKSLGDLLEDKYEQSQTTIPGSRDPSHLHPTENDHDNYNQRSVRGCEIILNIPTRFTCHRCNHMMCPYCPKVRLRDLE, encoded by the coding sequence ATGGCAATGAGCAGACATTTCGAATACTCCAACTACCAGATCTCGCAGATTCACACCACCACCATCACTGTACCTTCCAGCGTTCACCGGCCCTTGTGTGCTTCTTCTGCAGATGACAATAAGATATGTCAGTGGTACTGCTGTTCTTGTGGCCAAAGCTACGGATCAATACATTATAATCacaacgaagaaaagagtaaaGAGACCAGCAATGAGAGCCACAATCCTATAGAACAAGATCTTATTGGTAATGAAAATCAATATCATAGCAACATTAATATCAATATCGATACTCCATCTGGTATATCAACGAACAGCTCTGTTGAATCTCCATTTCTCAACTCACCAACCCTTAATGTTCAGGATTTCAGATACTACGGCCAGATGGGTCACAGCAACTCCTTGGAACCGAGTCGCTCGGAATCGAATTTAAGTGGCAGCAGTGTGACcgagtcttcttctcccAAAACTTGCAACTACGATTTCTACAGTCCTTCCCTTTCACAAAGACACATGGATAATGAGAATGCGCCATTGACTCTTACCAGATCAAAGAGTTTGGGAGACTTGCTAGAAGACAAATATGAACAATCACAAACTACGATACCCGGCTCTCGAGATCCTCTGCATCTCCATCCAACAGAAAACGACCACGACAACTACAACCAGAGAAGTGTGCGAGGTTGCGAGATCATTCTCAACATCCCCACCAGATTCACCTGTCACAGATGTAACCACATGATGTGTCCATATTGTCCCAAAGTTCGCTTGAGAGACTTGGAATAA
- a CDS encoding histone H4, which produces MAKEDNFIDPNSEVGKQLQKLKDEFKQELLVQSAKYDALMEAMKAQSSSGVPPPQINKSEDRNEEIRKDAKKDSELAATAFKGIVPLARNIDAITKWEKAFLKLFRRYGGLQKIWDEDLGHDSKDFNIKNIPWHGKELETFIHRLSDELISRIIDINEKAFSEIDEVNYETDLKTMYIFVKTYKMENLPHRIGQVLTYLRYTGDFRTDTDRAVDGLSHIKQWVEGTNEEILDFLCKMKLYYIIVFDRYLNEVETRNMFYKSLAWFFQEHKKDGKTPTIDDVIQRMRNHHDYEPPDSSDKRTIESLISERIKNAQEREKTKSNGNRGSFAKSHTTGESHDGNKSGFKGKTSGAKRHGQ; this is translated from the coding sequence ATGGCTAAAGAAGATAACTTTATCGACCCTAACAGCGAAGTTGGGAAGCAATTGCAGAAACTCAAAGATGAGTTCAAGCAAGAGCTATTGGTTCAAAGCGCCAAGTATGACGCGTTGATGGAAGCTATGAAAGCTCAAAGCTCCTCTGGCGTACCTCCACCCCAGATAAACAAACTGGAGGATCGGAATGAAGAAATAAGGAAGGATGCGAAGAAAGATTCAGAGCtagcagcaacagcctTCAAAGGAATTGTTCCGCTTGCGAGAAATATTGACGCTATTACCAAATGGGAAAAAGCCTTCTTAAAACTCTTCCGAAGATACGGTGGCTTACAGAAAATATGGGATGAAGACTTAGGACATGATTCTAAAGACTTCAATATTAAGAACATCCCATGGCATGGtaaagaattggaaacaTTCATACACAGATTGTCCGATGAATTGATATCCAGAATAATTGATATTAATGAAAAGGCATTCTCTGAGATAGATGAAGTGAATTACGAAACAGATTTAAAGACTATGTATATCTTTGTAAAGACTTACAAGATGGAGAACCTTCCACATAGAATTGGACAGGTATTGACTTACCTTAGGTACACTGGAGATTTTAGAACGGATACCGACAGAGCTGTTGATGGCCTTCTGCACATAAAACAATGGGTTGAAGGTaccaacgaagaaattCTAGATTTCTTGTGCAAGATGAAACTATATTACATCATTGTATTTGATAGGTACCTAAACGAAGTCGAAACACGCAACATGTTTTATAAATCTCTTGCTTGGTTCTTTCAGGAACACAAAAAGGATGGTAAAACACCAACAATTGATGACGTTATCCAGCGCATGAGAAACCATCACGACTACGAGCCACCAGACTCTCTGGACAAAAGAACAATCGAAAGCTTGATAAGCGAAAGGATTAAAAACGCCCAAGAGAGGGAAAAGACCAAATCCAATGGAAATAGAGGAAGCTTTGCAAAATCCCACACCACAGGTGAATCACACGATGGTAATAAGCTGGGATTCAAGGGCAAAACCTCCGGTGCTAAACGCCACGGGCAATAA
- a CDS encoding predicted protein (go_funtion oxidoreductase activity, acting on NADH or NADPH~go_component mitochondrial inner membrane~go_process electron transport), translated as MSISNVSAAKSAYRNALRATRIAFRQDVPVLSSARLQIKDGFTKNRELKDEAEISEAISKLNEVSKFLVQNIVQGEKQEDGKYFLNFHEKTELGDNETIRQGNKANLGSLAGAKVKKCSDN; from the coding sequence ATGTCGATTTCCAACGTTTCAGCTGCCAAATCTGCCTATAGAAATGCCTTGAGAGCGACCAGAATAGCCTTTAGACAAGATGTGCCAGTCTTGAGCTCCGCCAGACTTCAGATTAAAGATGGCTTCACCAAAAACAGAGAGTTGAAGGATGAAGCCGAAATATCCGAAGCCATCTCCAAACTCAACGAAGTCAGTAAGTTCTTGGTTCAGAATATTGTCCAGGGTGAGaagcaagaagatggaaagtACTTTTTGAACTTCCATGAAAAGACAGAGTTGGGAGACAACGAAACTATCAGACAGGGCAATAAGGCCAACTTGGGATCTTTGGCTGGTGCTAAGGTCAAGAAGTGTAGTGATAACTAA